The Quercus robur chromosome 3, dhQueRobu3.1, whole genome shotgun sequence DNA segment TCAGTCATATTCTAAAATCCCAAATCACTCTTATCATCACATCAGCTACTCCCAAATCGCATAGCAGACCTCAACATGAGTTACTTGAATCCTATTACTATACCCACCCTGGCCCTTTGGGTATGTCCCTGCCTGTactatctttttttaaaaaaaaaaaaatggtcggGTTAAacgaacccaaaaaaaatcagaaaGTCGGATTGGGTAGTTCcattcccttatatatatatatatatatatatatatatatatatatatcggaTGTCCCCGAAgggacatatatatatatatatatataaattcaaaaccATAATCATCCTCAAATTCTATTACTATACTCACacccaaattttattacaaaaggCCTGCTGCTAGTAAAGTCATGGGTAGTCGACTTAGTCTAATTGGGGGATTCTGAATTAGTGTctatatgatatatttttcaaactcTTGTTAAAACTGTGCAGTGTAAGGACATGTTGTCTCATTTGTTGGCacctttcttttattgtttactGAAATTCATTTAGTTACATTtagtttttcatgtttgaaaattttaaatattagcttatagatcataggtatctttaaatttcaagaaaaaaaaattcataggtAATAGAGTTCACAAATGGatgaaagaaaaagcaaaattttcaagaaacccATAGACAATCAAAAATCCTATGCAACGTTGGTTGGCTCAGCAGGCAGGGCTTGGTTATCTGGCCCCTGATCCAAGCAAAAAGTTTGAGCCATGGGGCTTGGGCTCAGCAGGATGTTTGGACTTTGGTTGGGCTCAGACTGGCATTACCGATTGGTGATTAGCTTCTGCTCTTGTCCATGGTGGATGATGGGCTAGTTGTAGAGATGCCCATGGTTACCTGAATTGCCTAGCTCAATtgaacaaacaattttttttttttttttttttcataaaaagagAATTACTTTTCATCTTTCTTGAATTTGAGTTCAATTATGTTATAGTAATTCCTTAGAGGGTgtttgatttgagaaaaaagTAGGTGTTTTATGtattcatttttagttttttgtgagACCCACCACTGAAAAAACTAGTATATTTTTActtagttttcatttttagtatCTTAAAATTTGGATATGAATACACATTTCCagtgtttttcattttaagtGAAAACGAGTAGAGTGGCATTCTCGttaatttcttgaaaatgaCTAGAATCCACCAATTATTAAGTCCTTTAAAGTCTGACCTACACAATAATTGAAGTGACTTGtgtaagtaaaaacaaaaaaaatgtgctTTTCTCCTAAAATAGAGAACGATAGCCAAACTGAACTCAAATTATACATTCAAAACTGATTTCCAAATAGACTCAAATGTGAaaatgagtcttttttttttttaatattcaaattCTTAAAATGAATATAGAAAAGTGAAAATGAAAGTGAATACACCatttttaagaaacaatgatCACCTTAAGTTCTCTGTTTTTCCCTCATGTAAGTAAAACTGGAGGGCACTTATATTCTAACATACCGTTAATTGTACCGATATCTAGAAGTTGTTCAAGGGACACTAACTTTTTGCGTTTGATAATATAAGTGAGCTGATGTAAAAACTGGAgggcaccttttttttttttgttttgttaccACCAAATAAATCATATCCAGGCAAGCCTTGTAAAGCATACTGTTGCCATGTTTGCCAATCCCTGAACTTCTTGGAGCACCAGTTGAGGAGCAACTTGGACGTGAATATGTTTAAACATCTTTTGTAATGTCGCAATATCTTCCATGATCGGGACGTTCTCCAAGCTAGTCAAGCGATGTGTCTGAGTTAGCTTTACTCCGTGATTTGATTGTAGAAAAAGGATTACCTCCCTAAAACCTTGTTTCCACGCCTCATACAAAGCTTCTCTAATTGTGGACAGTAGGTTGGTTTCATCATTGCTGGAATGCCAGGAATAACAACCTTTACGAATGGACTGGCCTAAACGATTTTTGATCACAAAGGCACCTCCATTCCAATTAGCCTCGCACGAACGCTTTTTTATATCTACTATAATTATTGCTTGCCAATTCTGAGATCGGCATGTAGACTGGTTTCCAGCAGTTTCAGTAGTTGTTGAACCAATTTGGAGATAGTCATCTAACTCTATTCTCCATTCTGTCATGAAGTAACTGGTGCTTGAGATGGCTTGTTGGACGTCAATAGTTTCATTTTCAAACAGAACCTTATTTCTATAAATCCAAATCACCCAAAGAGTGGCACTAATATCTATAAGAACATTATCGTCCTGTCCATTACCTGCTTTATATTTCTCAAGAGTGCTTATCAACCAGTGCCGGATAGATGGGATAGCATTAGAACGAAAGTTCCGTGGCGAACCAAACCATAAAGCTCTAGCAAAAGGACATTTGAGGAAAAGATGGTCCaatgtttcttcttcttgttcacACATTACACATTTGGTGCTATCAATAATTTGTCTTCTGTTTAGTTCCAATCTAGTGGGTAGCCCATTATGTAATAATTTCCATAAGAACAGACATATTTTATATGGGATTTTTAGTTTCCAAAGGTGTTTCCAGCCATGTCTATTCATACCATAATTAGTTGTCCCATCTTGCCCCTTAGTAATCAGTTTGTATCCTTCGTTCACTTTGTAGGTCCCCTTCTGTGATTGCAAGCATAAAATTTTATCCGGAGCTCCAAACTTTGAGTGTGGGGTGTTTAAAATCTCTTGCGCAACCctcatttcatatatatttgcAATGAGTTCAACCCTCCAAGTGCCTATTTCAGTATCCATAAGATCTCTAACTGTGCCTTGGTCCAGTCAATATTCCACCAATGTTGTTTCATTCTGAGGTCTATACCATAGTGGATCCCTTAATTTGATTCCATTCCCCATACCTACTTGCCATTTGCTCCTACCAGTAGTGTTTCTTTTGTCCTCCAAATTCCTTTCCATATTTGGGATGCAGTGGTTGGACATCGTTCCATATCCCAAAGGTTTTGAGCTTTTGGAAAGTACTTCCCTTTAAGAGTAGTGGCTAGTAGTGATTGTGGATTCTGGGTTATTCTCCAGTACTGTTTGGCTAAGAGGGCTTGATTGAATTGTTCTGTCTTCCTAATACCCACACCTCCTAATTCCTGAGGTTGGCAGATTGTATCCCAAGCTATGGTATGTAACTTCCTCACGTCTGCAGTGTTTCCCCACCAAAAATCTCTAATGATTCTATCAATTCTATTGCAGGTATCTTTTGATAATCTATGGATCGACATAGAATATATTGGCATGGCTTGCATAACCGATTTAATAAGAGTTAGCTTCCTTGCAGGTGATAAGAGTTTACCTTTCCAAGTTTGAAGTCTACTTTGTAGCCGATCAATGATTTGGTTGCCAATTTCTCTTTTAGTTGTTCCCGGGTCTACTGGGATCCCTAGATATTTCCCAATCTTTTCTGCAATATTTACTTTTAACGTTCTGGCTAAGTCTTCTTTTATAGCTTCATCATAGTTAGGACTGACCACCATGACTGATTTGGTGCCATTTATCTTTTGGCCTGACATTTCACAAAAACTTTGTATAGTTTGGCTGAGCTTGTCTGTATTCTGTTTAGCAACTTTGAAGAAGATGATAATGTCATCCGCAAACATGAGATGTGAAATAGAAAGCAAAAAAACTGGAGGGCATTGAAATGGAACTATTTATCACTACAACATGgcatatctttttctttttttttggcagcaTGGCATATCTGGAGTCAAAGAAATCACTTCATACATAGGGGACTTCTATTAGACCACAATATCATACCATAATATGCCAAGAAGTATTTGTAGGAATATGAATCACTCTAAATAAATCTACAGCATTTACAGAGAATAGAATGGtgacagcaaaaaataaaagttatatttgctatcaaatgataccatgttagcggtatctatactactatttaaggggttgCCCCTGTTTGGaccggatttttttttgttcctaaatACCCCTACAGCCTATGTTTAAGTAGGGGCAAAACTTGGTAAAAATGTTTCTTTAACTTCCACGTAAAACACTatttacaaaataggaccacttaCTCCCACCTAAAATatttcctacaaaataggaatTCAAATCAGCCATCCCTCAATCCCCTTATCCAGTTATCCCACttccaatttttttcccctaaattaTCCAACTTAcaattagggatggcaatggggcggggctgggccgaaggatggggtctttgTCCCCGCCCtgcatggttttgtcttgccccatccccgccccgccccgcatgacggggaatactttctcaccccatccccgccccgtaaaactctactttttgttaatttgccctacaactagtacaatttttttaataaaacttatttcattaataaaaatatacttgaaattacaaatttatcccatcaaatcaaatcaatttttagaaaaaattgaataatatatccaagtgtttaacaagacaatcataaaaataaaataaatatctcatattataacacataacaaaataaagatagaGAATCACATTGGatagaataaaatatgctaatattaatatgtttgtttaaatagtagggttttagggtatgaaaaatttacaattataacccttagtaATGCGGGGCGTGGCGGGGACGGGgaggggcggggcggggcgggtctaaaaagtctaaacccatccccgccctgCCCCatggtgcggggctaaaatcttgtcCCATCCCCGCCCCCATTGCCTTTGCGGGGCGGCGAAAACCCGCGCAGGGTgaagcggggaggggcgggttaagcggggcggggaaaaattgccatccctacttaCAATTAGTTTGTCATCCACGTTTTAATAGACAGTTACCACTCTTTCTCataatagtttattttttttatattgcaaaattttaatctaTACTGCTATTCAAGGGGTTGCCCCTGTTTGgaccggattttttttttgttccaaaatacccttacAGCTTATGTTTAAGTAGGGGCAAAACTTGGTAAAAATACTTCTTTAACTTCCACGTAAAACACTATctaaaaaataggaccactTACTCCCACCTAAAATatttcctacaaaataggaatTCAAATCTACCATCCCTCAATCCCCTTATCCGGTTATCCCACttccaatttttttccccctgaaTTATCCAACTTACAATTAGTTTCTCATCCACGTTTTAATAGACAGTTACCACTCTTTCtcataacagttttttttttttttttcaaaattaaaaaaaaaaaaaaaaaaaaactcctaaaaCATTATCCAACCAAGCTACCATTTTCTACTATAAAAGACGATTACAGTAtatcaatcaaaattcaaaactaaaagtcTTTGCTTATTTGAAGACAGAAAAAGGGGTAAGTTTTTGATGAATTACTCCAGTGCTAATTTGTTACAAAATCTTTAGGTATTTACTTTATGATTTTGATGTGTTTATTAGCcggtttttataaatatttgcactccctctttttctttgtgaTAAAGTCAAACTGTGTAGTTGAATTGCTTCTCTATTAAAAATCTTGatgtgaaaaattttcaaaactggGTTGTTTCTATCTGATTATTAGCGGGCATTTGTTGAGATTTACTTTTTATTGTTAACATCTTCTCTCTCTGTTACAATTTCTTAGTCCCTATGAAGCTCTAAAAAGCAAATATGTTGAATTGAAAGTATTGtactttgggaaaaaaaattggaagagCTCTTAAAAAGCAAATATGTTAACTGCATCTGCAagtttatttaacatttaagaATTGAGGCTAGATATTAGTTCAAGTTTATTTAagatttaagtaaaaaaaaaaataaaaaataaataaaaagtagtaaGTTGGGTTTGAAAGATAAGGGTGATGTGTTTGATGTTCAGTGCACCAATCCTTTAAATCAAGATACTCATAATGATTTGGTTCataatgatatatttttaattaagtttacATTGATGGCacaaatgttcttttttttttttttcttttttttcaaaactgggtaatgtttttttttttttctttttttcaaaactgGGTTGTTAGACATGCATAACCCATTTGTGGCCTCTTTTCTTGAATTATCTCGAAGTCCAAATTTACATAAATGTAAAGTCCTCATCTTAagtagatagtttttttttttttttttttttttttttttttaatggtaattAAATGACAATTTTTCAAGTCCCAAGCTAAAGTAGAAAATTTCACATATATAGAGCTAATCAATATCATCACAAGGTAAGTTCAAATATTCCTTCCACAAGTATATGCTTCATATGTATTGTACCTATCATTGTTGTGTATGTTTTAAAGTGtctattactaaaaaaaaagtaacacattttGTATTTCTGCTCATAGGTTCATGGTAAATACTGCTAAAAAGCAATTAAGATGGGCAACACAAAACAGTGCTCCACCAACTTCTCCACCATAACCCacataatttttaacaatatgaCCAATTCCATGTTTCTAATGTAgtgaattatttttcaatttgaccTGATGTAAATATTTCAAGTTTCTACATTGATTCATCAACTTTTTTATGATagcttttataaattttttcactTTATGGAACTTTATAAGATTTGCTcagatgatctttttttttttttttttttttctccccctaAAGGTTAATATTGAATTATAGCATTATCCTCCAATTATCAAAACATTGATCACTACATTAACAAAATTGCCAAATAATGATGATAATTACGGAATACTAGTCTCTAAGCACGtgctcacgcgcgtgctcagaggctcttctatttttttggtaaaaattaataatttgtattcattataaattgggttactacatttttcaatcacaaaaataactaggagtgtgatgagtgttatgtatagagaaaagttaataattttaatatttggtatAAATGCATAACACTCATCACACTCctaggtatttttgtgattgaaaaatgtagtaaccCAATTTATGatgaatgcaaattattaatttttaccaaaaaaatagaagagcctttaAGCACGCGCGTGCTAGTCAAAATCTAATAAGTGTGAAATATgtcaacaaaaaataactactccactaacaaatgaaagacaattccaaatctaggttatcacaatcaaacaatcatatcatgcaaaatagtggaaatataaataagacaatgatatgatcacccaggaaaccaaaccggtaaaaacctggggaggatttaacctaactatcctcaaggtaaacctgaatccactatgaaagaatcgaagttttacaataggacttaaaccactaacatcctattgctacccaccaatagaaacttactgacacgaccacgtgcaagctccgagaccacggactccttctttcttggattctccagcaagtacaagcacacccgcttgtgtttcttcaagttcttatggcagcaactgaatgatcatcaagttcttgaacgaatctcctcttgataatcctaagcttgtgtaaaggaaagctcctcacagatctcacaagagatttacacaaatagcaatatgagcaacattaaaacgtggctagggtttgccttatatacctagggcaaaacacaaaaccctaaacgttttaaatgaactgggctaagttggaattctgcagaaaaacgtATTCTGCccaattttcgattgatcgagcctaagcttcgatcgatcgaaccaagCCGAAATATACTATTAAATCTGCATCAGCttgaatccaactttacataagtgtcacaactttgagcaagtctaaacacgactaaacatcttgttttgattatggtttgccaacaatacacattagagctctaaataaataagttcctaagtctttagaacctaacatatatTAGTGGGTAGTTATTTTTATACACATATCTCTAATTTATTGGGTTTTGATATAAATGAGGTGGTATcatttaatacaaaatattttttcttcctaGAGATTTCTATAATATGAAATGCGAAGGTTACCCAACATTGTGTCAAAGAGGGAAATTGGTCTATTTATCCCAATGATTGCAACTGTTGGTGTATGGGTTGAGGAAAGCCCAAGTTTTCTCGCCAAGAGCTTTACAAAATGATGTTGatacaactttttctttttctattcttctatttttagaaacaaacatgcacacatgagagagagagaatgagattctacacaaaaacataaaaaacttcTACTCAAAAGCTACCTCTATTTAGAGGAGGGCGTGACAAATTATACAACACAGTACTTTTTGGTTTAATGAAATGCGTtatcctcttttttctttttctttttctattttttttaaggtgttataataaataaactttgCCTAATTTTAAAGTGCTTAAGGGTTAAGGCTTTCAAGCTTTATCTTCGATGAGGTTCGATACATAAGTCTCTAATGCACAAGTGCAATCATGATTTTATGCATAAAATCAAATGGAGGACCAGGCTGGTAGGTAGAATTAACGTGCAAgtcaaaattattttggttaaGGAACACCTACCTTAATATGTGCATTACTGTCAACGTGAAGTAGAACCAAAAGTTTCAAACTGTTTGGAGGGTGATTTATTAAGTTAGGAGAACCACTTTCTTTCCTTAGGGATCTCATCATATACCCATACATGTCCTTTCGATCAATTACCATCACACAGTCACATCGGGCCAAGTTGCTTTCAACGTTTCACATTTGATAAAGCTTTgccattgagagagagagagagagagagagagagagagagaccaaacCCAAAGCATGAAGATGATGGTTTTCATGCAAGTTTCGTGCCATGTAATGTAATGAAAGAATATCAACAAATTTAGAAAGTAACAAAAGGCATAGAAGTCACGTTATGCTAATGATTCGTCCACACGACCATACCTAGCTACCACAAAATGCCAATTCTAGAACTATTTCACGTAGCAATAAGTCTAACAATTTtcggtttcagttagctcaactggtaaaatctttgatggttgaataagaaatttgagatttaatCTCCATCTACACTAAAtactgattggtgttttggtatatgatgataaagaactatcatcaggagtgggacgccataagttgaaactttctcaaaaaaaaaaaaagtctaacaaTGTTCACAAATTATTTCATATAACTATCAACGTGACAATTtataaattgtaaataaaaaaatgatattaatgataGATTCATATGAAAATTAATATAAGCCTGTTAActgaaattttatgaaaaattttgtaaaaattgttgtGTCCTAAATTGATAATGATATCTCTCTTGCTTCCACTAAATCAAGAGGTTATTGTATATTAGAAatcaattatcttttttttttttgtctcccCTTTTTTCCGTACAATTATCACTCTGAACAAACCTTGCTCGGATCTCTAGATATGcctatttaataaaataaatgtccCAAAGTTCTGTAGCTGTCCATAATAATTGCAAATCATCGTACca contains these protein-coding regions:
- the LOC126719923 gene encoding uncharacterized protein LOC126719923 — protein: MCEQEEETLDHLFLKCPFARALWFGSPRNFRSNAIPSIRHWLISTLEKYKAGNGQDDNVLIDISATLWVIWIYRNKVLFENETIDVQQAISSTSYFMTEWRIELDDYLQIGSTTTETAGNQSTCRSQNWQAIIIVDIKKRSCEANWNGGAFVIKNRLGQSIRKGCYSWHSSNDETNLLSTIREALYEAWKQGFREVILFLQSNHGVKLTQTHRLTSLENVPIMEDIATLQKMFKHIHVQVAPQLVLQEVQGLANMATVCFTRLAWI
- the LOC126719925 gene encoding uncharacterized mitochondrial protein AtMg00310-like; the protein is MSGQKINGTKSVMVVSPNYDEAIKEDLARTLKVNIAEKIGKYLGIPVDPGTTKREIGNQIIDRLQSRLQTWKGKLLSPARKLTLIKSVMQAMPIYSMSIHRLSKDTCNRIDRIIRDFWWGNTADVRKLHTIAWDTICQPQELGGVGIRKTEQFNQALLAKQYWRITQNPQSLLATTLKGKYFPKAQNLWDMERCPTTASQIWKGIWRTKETLLVGANGK